A single genomic interval of Cucumis sativus cultivar 9930 chromosome 5, Cucumber_9930_V3, whole genome shotgun sequence harbors:
- the LOC101219264 gene encoding transcription termination factor MTEF1, chloroplastic-like, translating into MSKISSTLLLHFIHKRFLNTISTSTLPSPSLSTIQFLTNSCGLSSGSPTSAGRKLHFDEKHIHQYGAIIGFFKSHGFEYPQISNLISRRPSILQSRVSTNLKPKFEFLQEIGFVGPLLHKLILSTPWVLSKSLDSQLKPSFFFIKEILESDEQVTAAVIYRFPSLLISDWRGNFKSSSDILASEGVPSRNIKKMIALNPRTFMQKADRMIDAVKTVKELGIEPKARMFIYALFVRLSMNDSTWKKKINVMKSLGWSEKEIFSAFKRYPFYLTCSEEKLRDVADFCLNAAKLDPVTLITYPEFFKSSIEKRLQPRYKVLEVLKVKNLLKIKKIGPVLLRGEREFVEKYVVKHLDEIPNLMDIYRGNVAAETKSVV; encoded by the coding sequence ATGTCCAAAATTTCCTCCACACTTCTTCTACATTTCATCCATAAACGTTTTCTCAATACCATTTCTACTTCTACATTGCCTTCACCCTCTCTTTCTACCATCCAATTCCTCACTAATTCATGCGGCCTTTCTTCTGGATCTCCTACCTCCGCCGGTCGAAAGCTCCATTTCGATGAAAAACACATCCACCAGTACGGAGCCATCATCGGTTTCTTCAAATCTCATGGATTCGAGTATCCACAGATCTCCAATTTGATCTCGAGGCGACCTTCGATCCTTCAATCCAGAGTATCCACCAATCTGAAGCCTAAATTTGAGTTCCTTCAGGAAATCGGGTTCGTCGGTCCTTTACTTCATAAGTTAATTTTATCAACCCCATGGGTGCTTAGCAAAAGCTTAGATTCCCAGTTGaaaccatcattttttttcattaaggAAATTCTTGAATCGGATGAACAAGTAACTGCTGCTGTTATTTATCGTTTTCCAAGCCTTCTAATTAGTGATTGGCGGGGTAATTTTAAATCTAGCTCTGATATTTTGGCCAGTGAAGGAGTACCTTCTAGGAATATAAAGAAGATGATTGCATTGAACCCTAGAACTTTTATGCAAAAGGCTGATAGAATGATTGATGCAGTGAAAACGGTTAAAGAATTAGGCATTGAACCAAAGGCTCGCATGTTTATTTATGCACTTTTTGTAAGGCTTTCAATGAATGATTCAacttggaagaagaaaataaatgttatgAAGAGTTTAGGATGGTCTGAGAAGGAGATTTTTTCAGCATTTAAGAGATATCCATTTTATTTAACATGCTCAGAGGAGAAATTGAGGGATGTTGCAGATTTTTGTTTGAACGCTGCAAAGTTGGATCCAGTAACTCTAATTACTTACCCTGAGTTCTTCAAGTCTTCAATCGAGAAGCGGCTCCAACCGAGGTACAAAGTTCTTGAGGTTTTGAAGGTGAAAAatcttcttaaaataaaaaagattggtcCGGTGCTTTTACGAGGGGAGAGAGAATTTGTGGAGAAATATGTAGTTAAGCATTTGGATGAAATCCCAAATCTGATGGACATATACCGTGGCAATGTCGCAGCCGAAACCAAAAGTGTTGTATAG
- the LOC101204518 gene encoding transcription termination factor MTERF5, chloroplastic-like produces MFKISSTFLLHFIHKRFLNTISTSTLPLRSVSTIQFLTNSCGLSSGSPSSNGRMLQFDDKSIQQYESVIGFLKSHGFDNLQIANLVSRRPNILGSRVSTNLKPKFEFLQEIGFVGPLLPKIILANPPLLLRSLHSHLKPSLVFLKEILESDERVIAAICSSSWLLTYDFERVIKPNVDVLASEGVPSRNIAKLIALDPRTIMQKVDRMIHAVKTAKELGIEPKSGMFIYAVVVRLSMSDSNWKKKINVMKSLGWSEDEIFTAYKKYPPYLNCSEEKLRDVADFCSNTAKLDPGTLITYPNFFTFSVEKRLQPRYRVLEVLKLKNLLKNKKIAPFFVEGERRFVEKYVVKHLDEIPNLMDIYRGNVAAETKSVL; encoded by the coding sequence ATGTTCAAAATTTCCTCcacatttcttcttcatttcatcCACAAGCGTTTTCTCAATACCATTTCTACTTCTACATTGCCTTTACGCTCTGTTTCTACCATCCAATTTCTCACTAATTCATGTGGCCTTTCTTCAGGATCTCCTTCTTCCAACGGTCGAATGCTCCAATTCGATGATAAAAGCATCCAGCAGTACGAATCCGTTATCGGTTTCTTGAAATCGCATGGATTCGATAATCTACAGATCGCCAATTTGGTCTCGAGGCGACCTAACATCCTTGGATCCAGAGTATCCACCAATCTCAAGCCTAAATTTGAGTTCCTCCAGGAAATCGGGTTCGTCGGTCCTTTACTTCCTAAGATAATTTTAGCAAACCCACCGCTCCTTCTCAGGAGCTTACATTCTCATTTGAAACCATCACTTGTTTTCTTGAAGGAAATTCTTGAATCGGATGAACGAGTAATTGCTGCTATTTGTAGTTCTTCGTGGCTTCTGACTTATGATTTTGAGCGTGTTATAAAACCTAATGTTGATGTTTTGGCCAGTGAAGGAGTACCTTCAAGGAATATAGCAAAGTTGATTGCATTGGACCCTAGAACTATTATGCAAAAGGTTGATAGAATGATTCATGCAGTGAAAACGGCGAAAGAATTAGGCATCGAACCAAAGTCTGGCATGTTTATTTATGCAGTTGTTGTAAGGCTTTCAATGAGTGATtcaaattggaagaagaaaataaatgttatgAAGAGTTTAGGATGGTCTGAGGATGAGATTTTTACAGCATATAAGAAATATCCACCTTATTTAAATTGTTCAGAGGAGAAATTGAGGGATGTTGCAGATTTCTGTTCCAACACTGCCAAGTTAGATCCAGGAACTCTAATTACTTACCCTAACTTCTTCACTTTTTCAGTCGAGAAGCGGCTCCAACCGAGGTACAGAGTTCTTGAGGttttgaagttgaaaaatcttcttaaaaacaaaaagattgcTCCGTTTTTTGTCGAAGGGGAGAGAAGATTTGTGGAGAAATATGTAGTTAAGCATTTGGATGAAATCCCAAATCTGATGGACATATACAGAGGCAATGTTGCAGCCGAAACCAAATCTGTTCTATAG
- the LOC101202822 gene encoding transcription termination factor MTERF9, chloroplastic — MSKFSSTSLLHFIHKRFLNTISTSTLPSPSFSTIQFLTNSCGLSSGSPTSGGRKLQFDEKHIHQYEAIIGFLKSHGFQYPQIAKLISRRPSILQSKVSNNLKPKFEFLQEIGFVGPLLHKLLLSTPWVLGSSLDSQLKPSFFVIKEMLESDEQVIAAISRFPSLLIYNLKGNFKSISDILASEGVPSRNIAKMIALNPRTSMQKADRMILAVKTVKESGIEPKAPMFIYALFVRLSMNESTWKKKINVLKSLGWSENEIFSAFKKYPYYLTCSEEKLRNVADFCFNTAKLDRETLITYPMFFNTSLDKRLYPRYKVLEVLKVKNLLKNTKIARVILLRGEKEFMEKYVVKHLDEIPNLMDIYRGNVAAETKSVL, encoded by the coding sequence ATGTCCAAATTTTCCTCCACATCTCTTCTACATTTCATCCATAAACGTTTTCTTAATACCATTTCTACTTCTACGTTGCCTTCACCCTCTTTTTCTACCATCCAGTTCCTCACTAATTCATGCGGCCTTTCTTCAGGATCTCCTACCTCCGGCGGTCGAAAGCTCCAATTCGATGAAAAACACATCCACCAGTACGAAGCCATTATCGGTTTCTTGAAATCTCATGGATTCCAGTATCCACAGATCGCCAAATTGATCTCGAGGCGACCTTCGATCCTTCAATCCAAAGTATCCAACAATCTGAAGCCTAAATTTGAGTTCCTTCAGGAAATCGGGTTCGTCGGTCCTTTACTTCATAAGTTACTTCTATCAACCCCATGGGTTCTTGGCAGCAGCTTAGATTCTCAGTTGAAACCAtctttttttgtcataaaGGAAATGCTTGAATCGGATGAACAAGTAATTGCTGCTATTTCTCGTTTTCCAAGCCtactaatttataatttgaagggtaattttaaatctatctCTGATATTTTGGCCAGTGAAGGAGTACCTTCTAGGAATATAGCGAAAATGATTGCATTGAACCCTAGAACTTCTATGCAAAAGGCTGATAGAATGATTCTTGCAGTGAAAACGGTTAAAGAATCAGGCATTGAACCAAAGGCTCCCATGTTTATTTATGCACTTTTTGTAAGGCTTTCAATGAACGAATCAacttggaagaagaaaataaatgttttgaagAGTTTAGGATGGTCTGAGAATGAGATTTTTTCAGCATTTAAGAAATATCCATATTATTTAACTTGTTCAGAGGAGAAATTGAGGAATGTTGCAGATTTCTGTTTCAACACTGCAAAGTTGGATAGAGAAACTCTAATTACTTACCCTATGTTCTTCAACACTTCACTCGACAAGCGGCTCTATCCGAGGTACAAAGTTCTTGAGGTTTTGAAGGTAAAAAATCTTCTTAAGAACACAAAGATTGCTCGGGTTATTTTACTACGAGGGGAGAAAGAATTTATGGAGAAATACGTAGTTAAGCATTTGGATGAAATCCCAAATCTGATGGACATATACAGAGGCAATGTTGCAGCCGAAACCAAATCTGTTCTATAG
- the LOC116404132 gene encoding uncharacterized protein LOC116404132: MLVSDEKVTAAIFRCTWLLTYTSKGTMRSNIDVLVSEGVPSRNIVKLIELNPRTILRKVDLMIHAVETVKESGVEPKDGMFLHAVRAVLSMNDSTWKKKINVMKSLGWSENEIFTAFKKFPPYFTCSEEKMRDVADFCSNTAMLDPGTLISYPVLFKYSVEKRLQPRYKVLEVLKVKNLLKIKKIASAFVKGEGYFVEKYVVKHLDEIPNLMDIYRGNAAAETKSVV; this comes from the coding sequence ATGCTTGTATCGGATGAAAAGGTAACTGCTGCTATTTTTCGTTGTACGTGGCTTCTAACTTATACTTCCAAGGGTACTATGCGATCTAACATTGATGTTTTGGTTAGTGAGGGAGTACCTTCTAGGAATATCGTgaaattgattgaattgaaCCCTAGAACTATTTTGCGAAAGGTTGATTTAATGATTCATGCAGTGGAAACAGTTAAAGAATCAGGGGTTGAACCAAAGGATGGTATGTTTCTTCATGCAGTTAGAGCAGTGCTTTCAATGAATGATTCAacttggaagaagaaaataaatgttatgAAGAGTTTAGGATGGTCTGAGAATGAGATTTTTACAGCATTTAAGAAATTTCCACCTTACTTCACATGTTCAGAGGAGAAAATGAGGGACGTTGCAGATTTCTGTTCCAACACTGCAATGTTAGATCCAGGAACTCTAATATCTTACCCTGTGTTATTCAAGTATTCAGTCGAGAAGCGGCTCCAACCGAGGTACAAAGTTCTTGAGGTTTTGAAGGTGAAAAATCTTCTTAAAATCAAAAAGATTGCTTCGGCATTTGTGAAAGGGGAAGGATATTTTGTGGAGAAATATGTAGTTAAGCATTTGGATGAAATCCCAAATCTGATGGACATATACCGTGGCAATGCTGCAGCCGAAACCAAATCTGTTGTATAG